The following is a genomic window from Saprospiraceae bacterium.
TGCCGGATCAAGCGTTTTTTGTGCTTCTGCCGCCAGATTATTCACATTATTATACCTGTCTCCAGGATCAGGGTGTGTAGATAGAAATGAAGGAATACGACCGTCCTCACCTCCAAGTTTTTTAAGTGTCTTAAAAAATCCAGCCATTTGACGGGCATCATATCCTATCTTTGTACTATAATCCACACCAAGCTTATCTGATTCAGTCTCATGATCACGACTAAACTTTAAAAAAAGTAATCCTAAACCTTGCTGCGCTACATCAGCAAAATTTCTTAAATCCTTGGATACAATCAATCCACCTATCAACAAAATCTGCCCTAAAAGCTGGTCTCGTTGCTGTCTTGCGCCATGTTTGGCAGTAATATGCCCAATCTCATGCCCCAGAACTCCTGCAAACTCAGCCTCATTATTAAAATGACACATGATACCTCTGGTAAAATAAACATAACCACCAGGAACTGCAAATGCATTCACCACCGGTGAGTCTAAAATTTTGAACTCATATGGTAAATTTGGTCGGTGGGAGATGGCTGCCATTTCCTTTCCCTTCTGATTGATAAAATCTTGCATAGTTGGGTTATTGTATAACCCGAATTGCGCAATAATAGCAGGATCTGACTCCTTTCCCAAGGCTAGTTCCTGGCTTTCAGACATCAACGATAATTCTTTTTTACCTGTAACAGGATTTCTGGCACATGAAGAAAAAAGTAAAATACTTAATATCGTGAATTGAAGAATTTTCATGATAATTCAATTTAATTTTTAAGATAAATCAGCCTTATATTTAGACAATAAAATGGACATAAAGTTACAATATAATATGCAATAATTTTAGCTTTATTATTTCGAAAAAAATGGTGAGCCTGCTTTTTTTAGGTAATTCAAACAAAAAAGCTCAATAAAATTGGAGGATGGACTCCTTTTATTTGATGGTTGTATCTTCAGATTTTATCAAAAAAGGCAGTGTAATTGCAAGAAACTCTTGAAAAAAAAAGCTGCTGCAAATATTTAAATCCGCAGCAGCCACAATTCTATTTCAATCTAAACACAATTTTTTACTCTAAAAGTATCATCTTCTTCGTATCTGTAAAGCTTCCGCTTTCAAGCTTGTAAATCAATATTCCGGTAGCTCCCAACTCGGCTTTATTTATCAAAACATGGTTTTCTCCTTTATCAAAAGCTTTTTCAATAACCTTGATCACTTTACCTGCCACATCTGTAATTGTTAATTTTGCAAATGCAGATTCCGGCAATAGGAAACTTATTTGTGAACTCTCATTGAAAGGATTTGGCACGTTTTGCTTCAATTCATATGTGGTCGCCACATTATCTTTAGTTCTTTGAGATAATTTGACCGGCATTTTACGAAAATCAACATCATATGCCTCAGCCGCAGTGACAGTTGAGCTTAATGCCAGATCATTGACAATAAGTAGCTTTCCTTTATTTCTGAATTTGAGTGTGAATAATGGCTCAGATGTATTGATTTTCACAGGGAGTCCGCTATTCCAGCTTGTAGGTATCATGCCTTTATCAAGCATCTGGAATCCAAAATTCTGATCGGTTACATTCACCGCACCCGGGATGACTTCAAGGAAGTCGAGGTTTTTATAATCAAAGTGCATTGTAAACTGATAGCCAAGCAAATCTCCAAACGATCCTGAGTATACTGGGATCAATATCTCATCTGAACCGCTTACTTTCTTGACTTCAGTTTCCAAAGTAAGTATTTTGTTACTCCTTGGTTCTGTTTGAGTTTCGTTTACATTAACTTTTGCAGAATGATTGATATCCCCAATCTTTATTGCAAAGAAATTCTGATTGGTTTTTACTTCAGTCAAATTCTTAAATTCATATTTTTCATTATATGGAAACGGACTGATATTTCCTGCTGGTATGAAATCTGATGTTACGAATCGCCAAGACTTCTGACTATTGGGAAAACTATTGGTAATTCCTAATATCACTTTACGCATTGCCACAAGATCTGCAGCTGTAATCTTCTGACTATTATCAATATCGGCGGCAATTGTCTTTTTGGCATCATTAAATTCTTCAATTCCAAGAATATGTCTTTGTATCATTACAAGATCTAAAGTAGTGACACCATTCAATATATCCCTATCGTCTTCTATTCTTACTGTGTAATTATAATTGACCGGTAATGCATTAAATGAATACTGACCTCCTGCATCTGTACGAATAGTTTTGCTTGCCTCAGGAGCATTACTTTCGATAATGACGTCCGTCCCGATCTTTCCTAAGGTATTTATTGTAACCCGTCCACTGATACCGGCAACAATCTGGTCTGAGTCAGGACAAACACCTGAGTTATCCTGCAGTACCAAATGAATAGTACAGTAATCCTGATTGCCTGCCCGATCTGTAAGGGTAACATTCAACGATAATTGCTGTGATTTGCCATTTGGAATGTCGCTACAATCAAAAAACATACCTGAAGATTTTTGAAGAGGCTTCCATATCTGCGCATTACCAGCTTCATATTCTGCCTTTGTTGCTCTTTTTCCTTTTTCTTTAAAATAATGCTCTCTGTACAGCATGGTATCTACAGGCAATGCATCAAAGAAGGTAAAGAGTATGCTATCCTGATGAGTACAATTGTCATAACCACCCCTGTCATAGTCTTTTGCCCATATTTCTACTGAACCGTTATTATTCATTACAGCTGTTGTAAGTGATGTATGACAGTATGGTGTTGGTTTTTTGCTCTCCACCAGGGTCAATTTATGCTCACATATAGCTTGATTGCCACATTTATCTTCTATTATCCATTTGACCCTATAGATACCATTGGTGAGTGTTCGTTCAAAAAATCTCGAATTGACTATTGCAATAGGTACAATACCGTTTTCTGTATATAATTCATACCTCCATCTTATACTATCATTTCCTTCAGGACAATCATCTATGGCTGTCATATTAAATTTGACTGTCTCACTACACTCTCCATATGAAGGAATAATTCTGTCAATACATGCAAACTCAAATTGTGGAGGTACGTCATTATTGAGTTTAATTATCTGAATGTATTCATATTTTCCAGGAATATAATCATGCTCGTTATGATGATTTTCATAAGCTTCCTTGTAGGTACACCAATCAATCACTGTCCATGTCCTTAAAATCTTTTCGCAGGCACCATCAGCAAATTTAAACACCTGATCTTTGTAATGTGCCGCGACGAGGCTACAAGAATCATCAGTTATTTTAGGGTATGCGGAGCTATCAGGCAGATTTTTTGGATCCAATTGGGCAAGACACTTCGATGTAAAATAGTTTTTAGGCCATACGATATCATCACTTGGATCAAATGGATCGTTTCGATTTACATCGAATGGGTCAG
Proteins encoded in this region:
- a CDS encoding M48 family metalloprotease, whose amino-acid sequence is MKILQFTILSILLFSSCARNPVTGKKELSLMSESQELALGKESDPAIIAQFGLYNNPTMQDFINQKGKEMAAISHRPNLPYEFKILDSPVVNAFAVPGGYVYFTRGIMCHFNNEAEFAGVLGHEIGHITAKHGARQQRDQLLGQILLIGGLIVSKDLRNFADVAQQGLGLLFLKFSRDHETESDKLGVDYSTKIGYDARQMAGFFKTLKKLGGEDGRIPSFLSTHPDPGDRYNNVNNLAAEAQKTLDPATLKTNRNNYLRMIDGLIYGEDPKQGYVENNVFYHPELKFQYSVPAAWKTINSPTQVQMAPADGKALMVMDLAEGSDLNAAKNKVIQDNQLSVLESANVTVNGLSAIALLSDVVPPQQQGQQQQGQPLKVLTYLILYNNLIYKFHGLSTTADFNNYFNQFQSTMKSFKPLTDQAKINKQPTLIKIVESKRNASLQQVLSEYNMPSAKHNELAILNGMELNSIVESGTLLKILGGQF